One Spinacia oleracea cultivar Varoflay chromosome 4, BTI_SOV_V1, whole genome shotgun sequence DNA segment encodes these proteins:
- the LOC110792633 gene encoding uncharacterized protein isoform X3, whose product MKPERVYLDQLTEKSKGYKVKVKVVEKGPERNSPSKGILFQGLVMEDDKGNRMRAALFGNQIDVYKEAIEHLGSYEIANATIKASDEYWKAKDAKYGLLGYQMSFGSQAVIQRMNAESGPVLPEYQCLATIPRVYDPTDRFDIVAVVLYLEEEARKVTGFEQREYLVREIVVTDHSNEQPITITVWNELTGEHCKPLSSWAEQFTVFGFTALRGSFHKGFSLGSTMSTRIITDPKGERADALREWVKNRTDWLSDRQARVLDVRNPTKEKVIITLDSLKLKRPYNTLQEQRHWLRVTIPNPQMSTINAYLGCSACGRRGDIPAGTSYTCTRCKADTVSTPKITYNFVASDGTGTMECTSFTEDSEKLFRMTAADTFRMKNSNDAATFEQLQEMLKSNHFLLEVGPTMGLSKNGVLEWCLKSIDLESGEAQAENVEHHFADQQAEQGPSASQVLAQATIARQQLEQPTLRRKNPEQAMVTGKQPEQGAIPQKKLKQAQAENVEHHFADQQAEQGPSASQVLAQATIARQQLEQPTLHRKNPEQAMVTGKQPEQGAIPQKKLKQEFIAELHAAQGSIARQSDEEEDDSSGK is encoded by the exons ATGAAGCCTGAACGCGTGTATCTGGATCAGCTAACCGAAAAAAGCAAGGGCTACAAGGTTAAGGTCAAGGTCGTAGAGAAAGGACCGGAAAGGAACTCTCCTTCAAAGGGAATCCTATTCCAAGGACTTGTGATGGAAGATGACAAG GGAAATCGAATGCGTGCTGCACTTTTTGGAAATCAAATTGATGTCTACAAGGAAGCTATTGAACACTTAGGGAGTTATGAGATAGCTAATGCTACGATTAAAGCCAGCGATGAATATTGGAAAGCCAAAGACGCGAAATACGGTCTGCTTGGATACCAGATGAGCTTTGGCTCACAGGCGGTAATCCAACGAATGAATGCTGAGTCAGGGCCAGTATTACCGGAATACCAATGCCTAGCCACCATCCCAAGAGTGTATGATCCAACTGACAGATTTG ATATTGTTGCTGTTGTTCTATACCTCGAAGAAGAAGCACGGAAAGTCACTGGATTTGAACAACGCGAATACTTAGTTCGTGAAATTGTGGTGACAGACCATAG CAATGAGCAGCCAATCACAATTACTGTTTGGAACGAGCTGACTGGAGAACATTGCAAACCCCTCTCCTCATGGGCAGAACAGTTCACTGTTTTTGGATTCACGGCTTTGAGAGGCAGCTTTCATAAAG GATTTTCCCTTGGTTCCACCATGTCTACTAGAATCATTACTGATCCAAAAGGAGAAAGAGCAGACGCATTGAGGGAATG GGTCAAAAATCGCACCGACTGGCTGAGTGACAGGCAAGCAAGGGTATTGGATGTCAGGAACCCTACGAAAGAGAAGGTGATCATCACACTGGACTCCCTGAAGCTGAAAAGG CCTTACAACACCTTGCAAGAGCAACGCCATTGGCTCAGGGTTACAATACCCAACCCTCAAATGAGCACGATCAATGCATACCTGGGGTGCTCTGCTTGTGGACGGCGTGGAGACATTCCAGCAGGGACATCCTACACTTGCACCAGATGTAAGGCAGATACCGTGTCTACTCCAAA GATTACCTACAATTTCGTGGCATCTGATGGGACTGGCACAATGGAATGCACCTCGTTCACTGAAGATTCTGAAAAGTTGTTCAGGATGACGGCTGCAGACACGTTCAGGATGAAGAACAGC AATGATGCAGCGACCTTTGAACAGCTCCAGGAAATGCTCAAGTCCAACCACTTTCTGCTGGAAGTCGGTCCAACAATGGGCCTTTCAAAGAACGGCGTGCTTGAATGGTGCTTGAAATCGATTGATTTGGAATCTGGGGAGGCCCAAGCAGAAAATGTTGAGCATCACTTTGCTGATCAGCAGGCTGAACAGGGTCCGAGTGCCAGCCAGGTGCTTGCACAAGCAACGATTGCTAGGCAGCAGCTTGAACAACCAACGCTTCGTAGGAAGAACCCTGAGCAAGCAATGGTTACTGGGAAGCAGCCAGAGCAAGGAGCcattcctcaaaagaaactgAAGCAGGCCCAAGCAGAAAATGTTGAGCATCACTTTGCTGATCAGCAGGCTGAACAGGGTCCGAGTGCCAGCCAGGTGCTTGCACAAGCAACAATTGCTAGGCAGCAGCTTGAACAACCAACACTTCATAGGAAGAACCCTGAGCAAGCAATGGTTACTGGGAAGCAGCCAGAGCAAGGAGCcattcctcaaaagaaactgAAGCAGGAATTCATAGCTGAGCTCCATGCTGCACAGGGGAGTATTGCAAGACAATCAGACGAAGAGGAGGATGACTCCTCTGGTAAGTAA
- the LOC110792633 gene encoding uncharacterized protein isoform X2: MQYPLLFPFGDCGWHQGLKKMSTGGQQQLATHQDPVLSCAVHTVEDFLAQEDNLAHQGREGSAKHISCREYYAYKLQIRPCNMLLRAGRCFQQYIVDMYVKIENTRLDFFRKNQQTIRADLYQGILDTVESGENSAANVGHRVVLPPSFLGGARDMKKRYLNAMSLVKKYGKPDLFLTMTCNPNWPEIKQELAVGEEAQNRPDLVSRIFRAKLIALKHHIMKKKIFGEVAAMIYVVEFQKRGLPHAHFLVILKPNSKIRSPADFDKFVSAEIPPLANPHLRKIVLQHMMHGPCGQLNPDCACMKRKGNEGHCKYGYPKKFAAETTNSSDGYPLYKRIDTGESVCIRRVNMDNRSVIPYNPYLSSLFDCHLNVEVCSTIMAVKYLYKYVYKGHDRISFNVQDGSTAIVDEIQQYQAGRWVSPCEAAWRIFGFDLFEMFPSVLPLQIHLPNLQTIQVMPHENLDEIILNDKRSRTQLTEFFRMNAATPDGTGYTYAEFPEHYKWEGKEWKKRSNKTVVVGRLTFVAPAEGERYFLRLLLMHVDSPRSFDHLRTVDGYKCATFQETALRLKLLEEDNAVDLCLAEACEVQMPTAFRQLFSTVLIFCQPSDPNALWLKYYDALSEDYRHQYPSSDSRSRELTVRSVEQSLEAMGKSFRDFGLQHLNDFQDEEFRRTKDIIDALDAPIPRDCIDARNTLNQAQQEAFDSIIDHVLKGKPGAFFIDGPGGTGKTFLYNALYAEVRLMNKIVLPTATSGIAASNIPSGRTAHSRFKIPIDSDASLACDVPKQGSLACLLKETSLIIWDEASMARKENVESLDMLLRDLCDENTLFGGKLVVFGGDFRQVLPVLPRKTQREAVAASLVSSVLWPRFIRFNLTENVRAREDPYFSAFLLSLGNGELQTGENDLVQLPMQIVHPSEVASDPIAELTAIAFPEVDVCRSTPGNFTTTAILTPLNEDVDDINATLIDKFPGESVMYRSFDTVLDDNSAIYPPEFIHTLCPGGMSPYKLVLKKNCPVLLLRNILPSSGLCNGTRMICKNFYPNLIECMITTGQHSGSHVFIPRIRLRPSASSNYPFQFQRKQFPIKLSFAMTINKSQGQTLSQVSIYLPQPCFSHGQLYVALSRARKACNVKVVSKQSPGHQPEHHVRNVISYDVLRLAGII, encoded by the exons ATGCAG TATCCGCTCTTATTCCCATTTGGAGATTGTGGATGGCATCAAGGGCTTAAAAAGATGTCAACGGGTGGGCAACAACAGCTTGCCACTCATCAGGATCCTGTCTTATCGTGTGCTGTCCACACTGTTGAAGACTTCTTGGCTCAAGAAGATAACC TTGCTCATCAAGGTCGGGAAGGATCAGCTAAGCATATCTCTTGCAGAGAGTATTATGCTTATAAGCTTCAGATACGCCCTTGTAACATGCTGCTAAGGGCAGGGAGGTGCTTCCAACAGTACATTGTTGACATGTACGTGAAGATTGAAAACACTCGCTTGGACTTTTTCCGAAAGAACCAGCAAACTATCAGGGCAGATTTGTACCAAGGTATACTCGACACTGTCGAGAGCGGTGAAAACAGTGCAGCTAATGTGGGGCATCGAGTTGTGTTACCACCAAGTTTTCTGGGGGGGGCTAGGGATATGAAAAAGAGGTATTTGAATGCGATGTCCTTAGTTAAGAAGTATGGGAAGCCTGATTTGTTCCTTACAATGACGTGCAATCCTAATTGGCCAGAGATTAAACAAGAGTTGGCTGTCGGAGAGGAGGCACAAAACCGGCCAGATTTAGTTTCAAGGATTTTCCGTGCTAAACTGATAGCGCTAAAACACCATatcatgaaaaaaaaaatatttggtGAAGTTGCTGCTATGATATATGTTGTTGAGTTCCAGAAACGGGGGTTACCGCACGCTCATTTCCTTGTTATCCTTAAACCCAATTCTAAGATTAGAAGCCCTGCTGACTTTGATAAGTTTGTTTCTGCTGAGATCCCTCCTCTTGCCAACCCTCACTTGAGGAAGATTGTTCTTCAACACATGATGCATGGCCCATGTGGACAACTGAACCCTGATTGTGCGTGCATGAAACGGAAAGGTAATGAGGGGCACTGCAAGTATGGATATCCGAAAAAATTTGCTGCCGAGACAACTAACAGCAGCGATGGATACCCACTTTATAAAAGGATAGATACTGGAGAAAGTGTTTGTATTCGCAGGGTTAATATGGATAACAGGTCAGTTATTCCGTATAACCCGTACCTATCATCACTTTTTGATTGCCACTTAAACGTTGAGGTTTGTTCGACCATAATGGCAGTCAAATACCTGTACAAATATGTGTACAAGGGCCATGACAGGATCTCATTCAACGTGCAGGATGGTAGCACTGCTATTGTTGATGAGATACAACAGTACCAGGCTGGGAGGTGGGTTTCCCCGTGTGAGGCAGCATGGAGAATTTTCGGGTTCGATCTGTTTGAGATGTTTCCATCGGTGTTGCCTCTGCAAATACATCTGCCTAACTTGCAGACAATCCAGGTAATGCCTCATGAGAATTTAGACGAGATCATTTTAAATGATAAAAGATCTCGAACTCAACTTACAGAATTCTTTAGGATGAATGCTGCCACACCTGATGGAACGGGCTATACATATGCAGAATTTCCAGAGCATTATAAGTGGGAGGGTAAAGAATGGAAAAAAAGAAGCAACAAGACCGTTGTTGTTGGCAGGCTCACTTTTGTAGCACCTGCTGAAGGGGAACGTTACTTCCTCAGATTATTACTGATGCATGTGGATAGCCCGCGATCCTTTGATCATCTCCGAACTGTTGATGGATATAAGTGTGCCACTTTTCAGGAGACAGCTCTGCGGCTGAAATTGCTAGAGGAAGACAACGCTGTCGACTTGTGCTTAGCTGAAGCGTGTGAAGTGCAAATGCCGACTGCATTCCGACAGCTCTTTTCAACAGTGCTGATCTTCTGCCAGCCAAGTGACCCCAATGCCCTCTGGTTAAAATACTACGACGCTCTCTCTGAAGATTATAGGCACCAGTATCCGAGTTCTGATAGCAGGTCAAGGGAGCTCACTGTTAGATCTGTTGAGCAATCTCTTGAAGCAATGGGGAAATCATTTAGAGACTTTGGCCTACAACATTTAAATGATTTTCAAGATGAAGAGTTCAGGCGAACAAAAGACATTATCGATGCACTTGATGCACCGATACCTCGGGACTGTATTGATGCCCGTAACACATTAAACCAAGCACAGCAGGAGGCATTTGACAGCATTATTGACCACGTTCTTAAAGGGAAACCTGGTGCATTCTTCATAGACGGGCCCGGAGGAACAGGTAAAACCTTCCTATACAATGCTCTCTATGCAGAGGTTCGTTTGATGAACAAGATTGTCCTACCAACTGCGACATCTGGAATTGCAGCATCAAATATACCTTCTGGGAGGACTGCTCACTCTCGGTTTAAAATACCGATAGATTCtgatgcttcccttgcttgcgATGTTCCTAAACAGGGCAGTCTTGCATGTTTACTAAAAGAGACATCGTTGATTATTTGGGACGAAGCTTCAATGGCAAGGAAAGAAAATGTTGAGTCATTAGACATGCTTCTACGAGACTTGTGTGATGAGAATACCCTTTTTGGTGGCAAGCTTGTGGTTTTTGGTGGCGACTTCCGTCAGGTCCTGCCCGTCCTACCCCGCAAAACACAGCGAGAAGCTGTTGCTGCTAGCTTAGTGAGTTCTGTTCTTTGGCCTCGGTTCATTAGGTTCAATCTCACTGAAAATGTTCGGGCAAGAGAAGATCCCTACTTTTCTGCGTTTTTGCTTTCTCTTGGAAATGGTGAGCTGCAAACCGGCGAGAATGACCTTGTGCAATTGCCAATGCAGATAGTACACCCATCTGAGGTCGCTTCTGATCCTATTGCCGAACTTACTGCAATTGCATTTCCCGAGGTAGATGTTTGCAGGTCCACCCCAGGCAATTTCACAACAACGGCTATACTGACCCCCCTGAATGAAgatgttgatgatatcaatgctACCCTGATAGACAAATTCCCTGGAGAATCTGTTATGTACAGGAGTTTTGATACAGTTCTTGATGATAATAGCGCGATCTATCCTCCTGAATTTATACACACCCTCTGCCCAGGTGGAATGAGCCCATACAAGCTCGTCTTGAAGAAAAATTGTCCAGTTCTTCTGCTTCGCAATATCCTGCCTTCGTCTGGCCTGTGCAATGGGACACGTATGATATGCAAGAATTTCTACCCGAATCTGATTGAATGCATGATCACGACTGGGCAGCACAGCGGAAGCCATGTTTTTATACCCCGAATTAGGCTTCGGCCGTCTGCATCTTCCAATTATCCTTTCCAATTTCAGAGGAAACAATTCCCTATAAAACTAAGCTTTGCAATGACGATAAACAAGTCACAAGGGCAAACACTAAGCCAAGTCTCCATCTATCTTCCCCAGCCGTGTTTCTCCCATGGTCAGCTTTATGTGGCATTGTCTCGTGCTAGAAAAGCATGTAACGTCAAAGTTGTTTCAAAACAATCTCCGGGACACCAACCTGAGCACCATGTTAGAAATGTCATCTCTTATGATGTGCTCAGATTAGCCGGTATCATATGA
- the LOC110792633 gene encoding uncharacterized protein isoform X1 yields the protein MNQFLSSSYVSRPRCSKRMRSVQAMAEPTGSCSELPEVRTQPPKKPRAKNTRPKPPKVPAAVIGQPLPAAPLALSPPEYCPKCSAKKFQFESLHFCCGNGEIKLASNAYPDDLVKLFDSRDSDAVHFRTYARLYNNLFAFSSLGGDLSSKTEKGIYVFKLHGQIYHYLPNLLPTNDNLKYLQLYFYDGQHEAENRVGCFPELKPEIIAILMNVMQRNPYARFFRSLQEMEVHEDTQILLNKNTVLNQNVYNAPTSDEVAVIWSESTSSSTSRSPHILVSGKSNSSHRIMHYYGCYDALQYPLLFPFGDCGWHQGLKKMSTGGQQQLATHQDPVLSCAVHTVEDFLAQEDNLAHQGREGSAKHISCREYYAYKLQIRPCNMLLRAGRCFQQYIVDMYVKIENTRLDFFRKNQQTIRADLYQGILDTVESGENSAANVGHRVVLPPSFLGGARDMKKRYLNAMSLVKKYGKPDLFLTMTCNPNWPEIKQELAVGEEAQNRPDLVSRIFRAKLIALKHHIMKKKIFGEVAAMIYVVEFQKRGLPHAHFLVILKPNSKIRSPADFDKFVSAEIPPLANPHLRKIVLQHMMHGPCGQLNPDCACMKRKGNEGHCKYGYPKKFAAETTNSSDGYPLYKRIDTGESVCIRRVNMDNRSVIPYNPYLSSLFDCHLNVEVCSTIMAVKYLYKYVYKGHDRISFNVQDGSTAIVDEIQQYQAGRWVSPCEAAWRIFGFDLFEMFPSVLPLQIHLPNLQTIQVMPHENLDEIILNDKRSRTQLTEFFRMNAATPDGTGYTYAEFPEHYKWEGKEWKKRSNKTVVVGRLTFVAPAEGERYFLRLLLMHVDSPRSFDHLRTVDGYKCATFQETALRLKLLEEDNAVDLCLAEACEVQMPTAFRQLFSTVLIFCQPSDPNALWLKYYDALSEDYRHQYPSSDSRSRELTVRSVEQSLEAMGKSFRDFGLQHLNDFQDEEFRRTKDIIDALDAPIPRDCIDARNTLNQAQQEAFDSIIDHVLKGKPGAFFIDGPGGTGKTFLYNALYAEVRLMNKIVLPTATSGIAASNIPSGRTAHSRFKIPIDSDASLACDVPKQGSLACLLKETSLIIWDEASMARKENVESLDMLLRDLCDENTLFGGKLVVFGGDFRQVLPVLPRKTQREAVAASLVSSVLWPRFIRFNLTENVRAREDPYFSAFLLSLGNGELQTGENDLVQLPMQIVHPSEVASDPIAELTAIAFPEVDVCRSTPGNFTTTAILTPLNEDVDDINATLIDKFPGESVMYRSFDTVLDDNSAIYPPEFIHTLCPGGMSPYKLVLKKNCPVLLLRNILPSSGLCNGTRMICKNFYPNLIECMITTGQHSGSHVFIPRIRLRPSASSNYPFQFQRKQFPIKLSFAMTINKSQGQTLSQVSIYLPQPCFSHGQLYVALSRARKACNVKVVSKQSPGHQPEHHVRNVISYDVLRLAGII from the exons ATGA ATCAATTCTTGAGTAGTTCGTATGTAAGCCGTCCAAGATGCAGCAAGCGCATGAGGAGTGTGCAGGCCATGGCTGAGCCTACAGGTTCATGCAG TGAGTTGCCTGAGGTTAGAACACAACCACCCAAGAAACCGAGGGCAAAGAATACTAGGCCAAAACCACCAA AGGTGCCTGCTGCAGTGATTGGACAGCCATTACCGGCTGCACCTCTTGCACTATCTCCACCTGAATATTGCCCAAAATGTTCTGCAAAGAAGTTCCAATTTGAGTCGCTGCACTTTTGTTGCGGCAATGGAGAAATTAAACTAGCTTCCAATGCATACCCAGATGATCTTGTAAAGCTATTTGATTCCCGAGACAGTGATGCTGTGCATTTCAGAACATATGCACGGCTTTACAATAATCTATTTGCTTTTAGCTCCCTTGGGGGGGACTTAAGTTCGAAGACCGAAAAAGGCATATATGTATTTAAGCTACATGGGCAAATATATCACTATCTCCCTAATTTGCTTCCCACTAATGACAAccttaaatatttgcaactaTACTTTTATGATGGCCAACACGAGGCTGAAAATCGGGTAGGCTGTTTCCCAGAATTAAAGCCAGAAATTATCGCTATCCTAATGAATGTCATGCAAAGAAACCCATATGCTAGATTTTTTAGATCCTTACAAGAAATGGAGGTCCATGAAGATACCCAGATTTTACTTAACAAAAACACTGTGCTAAATCAGAATGTCTATAACGCTCCTACATCCGATGAAGTTGCAGTCATTTGGTCTGAAAGCACATCTTCCAGTACAAGTAGAAGTCCACATATATTGGTTTCCGGAAAATCAAACAGTTCCCATAGAATAATGCATTATTATGGTTGTTATGATGCACTTCAGTATCCGCTCTTATTCCCATTTGGAGATTGTGGATGGCATCAAGGGCTTAAAAAGATGTCAACGGGTGGGCAACAACAGCTTGCCACTCATCAGGATCCTGTCTTATCGTGTGCTGTCCACACTGTTGAAGACTTCTTGGCTCAAGAAGATAACC TTGCTCATCAAGGTCGGGAAGGATCAGCTAAGCATATCTCTTGCAGAGAGTATTATGCTTATAAGCTTCAGATACGCCCTTGTAACATGCTGCTAAGGGCAGGGAGGTGCTTCCAACAGTACATTGTTGACATGTACGTGAAGATTGAAAACACTCGCTTGGACTTTTTCCGAAAGAACCAGCAAACTATCAGGGCAGATTTGTACCAAGGTATACTCGACACTGTCGAGAGCGGTGAAAACAGTGCAGCTAATGTGGGGCATCGAGTTGTGTTACCACCAAGTTTTCTGGGGGGGGCTAGGGATATGAAAAAGAGGTATTTGAATGCGATGTCCTTAGTTAAGAAGTATGGGAAGCCTGATTTGTTCCTTACAATGACGTGCAATCCTAATTGGCCAGAGATTAAACAAGAGTTGGCTGTCGGAGAGGAGGCACAAAACCGGCCAGATTTAGTTTCAAGGATTTTCCGTGCTAAACTGATAGCGCTAAAACACCATatcatgaaaaaaaaaatatttggtGAAGTTGCTGCTATGATATATGTTGTTGAGTTCCAGAAACGGGGGTTACCGCACGCTCATTTCCTTGTTATCCTTAAACCCAATTCTAAGATTAGAAGCCCTGCTGACTTTGATAAGTTTGTTTCTGCTGAGATCCCTCCTCTTGCCAACCCTCACTTGAGGAAGATTGTTCTTCAACACATGATGCATGGCCCATGTGGACAACTGAACCCTGATTGTGCGTGCATGAAACGGAAAGGTAATGAGGGGCACTGCAAGTATGGATATCCGAAAAAATTTGCTGCCGAGACAACTAACAGCAGCGATGGATACCCACTTTATAAAAGGATAGATACTGGAGAAAGTGTTTGTATTCGCAGGGTTAATATGGATAACAGGTCAGTTATTCCGTATAACCCGTACCTATCATCACTTTTTGATTGCCACTTAAACGTTGAGGTTTGTTCGACCATAATGGCAGTCAAATACCTGTACAAATATGTGTACAAGGGCCATGACAGGATCTCATTCAACGTGCAGGATGGTAGCACTGCTATTGTTGATGAGATACAACAGTACCAGGCTGGGAGGTGGGTTTCCCCGTGTGAGGCAGCATGGAGAATTTTCGGGTTCGATCTGTTTGAGATGTTTCCATCGGTGTTGCCTCTGCAAATACATCTGCCTAACTTGCAGACAATCCAGGTAATGCCTCATGAGAATTTAGACGAGATCATTTTAAATGATAAAAGATCTCGAACTCAACTTACAGAATTCTTTAGGATGAATGCTGCCACACCTGATGGAACGGGCTATACATATGCAGAATTTCCAGAGCATTATAAGTGGGAGGGTAAAGAATGGAAAAAAAGAAGCAACAAGACCGTTGTTGTTGGCAGGCTCACTTTTGTAGCACCTGCTGAAGGGGAACGTTACTTCCTCAGATTATTACTGATGCATGTGGATAGCCCGCGATCCTTTGATCATCTCCGAACTGTTGATGGATATAAGTGTGCCACTTTTCAGGAGACAGCTCTGCGGCTGAAATTGCTAGAGGAAGACAACGCTGTCGACTTGTGCTTAGCTGAAGCGTGTGAAGTGCAAATGCCGACTGCATTCCGACAGCTCTTTTCAACAGTGCTGATCTTCTGCCAGCCAAGTGACCCCAATGCCCTCTGGTTAAAATACTACGACGCTCTCTCTGAAGATTATAGGCACCAGTATCCGAGTTCTGATAGCAGGTCAAGGGAGCTCACTGTTAGATCTGTTGAGCAATCTCTTGAAGCAATGGGGAAATCATTTAGAGACTTTGGCCTACAACATTTAAATGATTTTCAAGATGAAGAGTTCAGGCGAACAAAAGACATTATCGATGCACTTGATGCACCGATACCTCGGGACTGTATTGATGCCCGTAACACATTAAACCAAGCACAGCAGGAGGCATTTGACAGCATTATTGACCACGTTCTTAAAGGGAAACCTGGTGCATTCTTCATAGACGGGCCCGGAGGAACAGGTAAAACCTTCCTATACAATGCTCTCTATGCAGAGGTTCGTTTGATGAACAAGATTGTCCTACCAACTGCGACATCTGGAATTGCAGCATCAAATATACCTTCTGGGAGGACTGCTCACTCTCGGTTTAAAATACCGATAGATTCtgatgcttcccttgcttgcgATGTTCCTAAACAGGGCAGTCTTGCATGTTTACTAAAAGAGACATCGTTGATTATTTGGGACGAAGCTTCAATGGCAAGGAAAGAAAATGTTGAGTCATTAGACATGCTTCTACGAGACTTGTGTGATGAGAATACCCTTTTTGGTGGCAAGCTTGTGGTTTTTGGTGGCGACTTCCGTCAGGTCCTGCCCGTCCTACCCCGCAAAACACAGCGAGAAGCTGTTGCTGCTAGCTTAGTGAGTTCTGTTCTTTGGCCTCGGTTCATTAGGTTCAATCTCACTGAAAATGTTCGGGCAAGAGAAGATCCCTACTTTTCTGCGTTTTTGCTTTCTCTTGGAAATGGTGAGCTGCAAACCGGCGAGAATGACCTTGTGCAATTGCCAATGCAGATAGTACACCCATCTGAGGTCGCTTCTGATCCTATTGCCGAACTTACTGCAATTGCATTTCCCGAGGTAGATGTTTGCAGGTCCACCCCAGGCAATTTCACAACAACGGCTATACTGACCCCCCTGAATGAAgatgttgatgatatcaatgctACCCTGATAGACAAATTCCCTGGAGAATCTGTTATGTACAGGAGTTTTGATACAGTTCTTGATGATAATAGCGCGATCTATCCTCCTGAATTTATACACACCCTCTGCCCAGGTGGAATGAGCCCATACAAGCTCGTCTTGAAGAAAAATTGTCCAGTTCTTCTGCTTCGCAATATCCTGCCTTCGTCTGGCCTGTGCAATGGGACACGTATGATATGCAAGAATTTCTACCCGAATCTGATTGAATGCATGATCACGACTGGGCAGCACAGCGGAAGCCATGTTTTTATACCCCGAATTAGGCTTCGGCCGTCTGCATCTTCCAATTATCCTTTCCAATTTCAGAGGAAACAATTCCCTATAAAACTAAGCTTTGCAATGACGATAAACAAGTCACAAGGGCAAACACTAAGCCAAGTCTCCATCTATCTTCCCCAGCCGTGTTTCTCCCATGGTCAGCTTTATGTGGCATTGTCTCGTGCTAGAAAAGCATGTAACGTCAAAGTTGTTTCAAAACAATCTCCGGGACACCAACCTGAGCACCATGTTAGAAATGTCATCTCTTATGATGTGCTCAGATTAGCCGGTATCATATGA